In Gemmatimonadota bacterium, the DNA window CACGCGCGGCTCGCAGGTCGAGTATCTCATGATGCTGTTGGTCGCATTCATCGTTCCGGTTGTCGGGTGGCGCTCGTACGGCTGGCCCGCGGCTTCGCTCGCCGCGCTGCTGGTCGCTCCGCTCTGCCTCGCGCCCGTACGACGCGTCCTGACCCACACCGATCCAGCGGAGCTGTTGCCGGCGCTGGGCGAGACAGCCCGCGTCGTCGGCGTCTATGGCCTGCTGCTCGGGCTCGGACTCGCTGTTGGCTGATGGTCGTAGATCTGCTCGAGTGGGTGCTGGCCGGGAAGCGCGGGCCGACGGTAGACCCGGCGCGGGTCGCGTTGCTGTGGCCTGGAGGCTCCTGCACGTACGAGGAGCTGAACCGTCGGGTCGACGCGCGTGCGCGAGTTTTGGCGAGAGAGGGAGTGGAGGCGAGGGTGA includes these proteins:
- a CDS encoding 1,4-dihydroxy-2-naphthoate polyprenyltransferase produces the protein TRGSQVEYLMMLLVAFIVPVVGWRSYGWPAASLAALLVAPLCLAPVRRVLTHTDPAELLPALGETARVVGVYGLLLGLGLAVG